One window of Metopolophium dirhodum isolate CAU chromosome 3, ASM1992520v1, whole genome shotgun sequence genomic DNA carries:
- the LOC132941792 gene encoding FAS-associated factor 2: MDQEDFTADLCAEQIGKLFQFQDLTGIESLPTCRDVLQRHHWDIESAVQDQLNLREGRPSVFAGTSETSSAPTVLVDPTRQQIFNPEASGTGNFLSFVIDYILRTFYNTFVSVVRFTWSLVWPEPRPPVTDPVADVGRFIQNYESTYGSEHPVYYRGSYRQALNDAKQELRFLVIYLHQNDQSDCSNFCSSVLPNSNVISFLNESNILFWACEQDLNEGNRVATALQANVYPYVAVVVLRESRMTLVGRMEGPVSPEEFIRRLRSVFEANEAYLIAARAERIERSFNQSLREQQDRAYLESLRADEEKEQIKREKEYQEQEERLLQVRLEEIEQAHKDELKKQKVEMLASIPQEPSIEEPGSLTIVFIMPGGIRIERRFAEMSPVADVLNFVFCHPSSPDIFEVATNFPKRVLNVEDRNKTLKQAGLQKREVLFINDLDS, from the coding sequence atggACCAAGAAGACTTTACCGCTGATCTGTGTGCTGAACAGATTggcaaattatttcaatttcagGATCTTACTGGTATTGAAAGTTTGCCTACATGTCGAGACGTGCTACAGAGACATCATTGGGATATAGAATCCGCAGTTCAAGATCAGTTAAACCTAAGGGAAGGTCGCCCATCTGTATTCGCTGGAACGTCAGAAACATCATCTGCTCCGACAGTTTTAGTTGATCCGACTAGGCAGCAAATTTTTAACCCAGAGGCCTCTGGAACTGgaaattttttatcatttgttaTAGATTACATACTGAGAACATTTTATAACACATTTGTATCAGTGGTACGATTTACATGGAGTTTAGTCTGGCCAGAACCTCGACCTCCAGTTACAGACCCTGTTGCTGATGTTGGAAGatttattcaaaactatgaGTCTACGTATGGAAGTGAACATCCAGTTTATTATAGAGGATCATATAGGCAAGCATTAAATGATGCTAAACAAGAATTGAGATTCCTTGTGATTTATTTACATCAAAATGATCAATCAGATTGTTCTAATTTCTGTTCATCTGTATTGCCAAATAGCAATGTTATTTCTTTCCTAAATGaaagtaacatattattttgggcTTGTGAACAAGATTTGAATGAAGGTAATCGAGTAGCCACTGCTCTTCAGGCCAATGTATATCCTTATGTGGCTGTAGTTGTACTGAGAGAAAGCCGAATGACCCTAGTTGGGCGAATGGAAGGGCCTGTGTCACCTGAAGAATTTATTAGAAGACTGCGGTCAGTGTTTGAAGCTAATGAAGCATATCTCATAGCTGCTCGTGCTGAAAGAATTGAACGTAGTTTTAATCAATCCTTACGTGAACAGCAGGACCGAGCATATTTAGAATCGCTGCGCGCAGATGAAGAAAAAGAGCAGATTAAAAGAGAAAAAGAGTATCAAGAACAAGAAGAACGTTTACTACAAGTGAGGTTAGAAGAGATAGAACAAGCACATAAGGATgaattgaaaaaacaaaaagtgGAAATGTTGGCTAGTATCCCACAAGAGCCATCTATAGAAGAACCAGGATCATTGACAATTGTATTCATCATGCCAGGTGGTATACGAATAGAAAGGCGATTTGCAGAGATGTCTCCTGTAGCTGATgtcttaaattttgttttttgtcacCCAAGTTCACCAGACATTTTTGAAGTGGCCACTAATTTTCCAAAACGAGTTCTGAACGTTGAAGACCGAAATAAAACACTTAAACAAGCAGGCTTACAAAAAAGAGAGGTTCTCTTTATAAATGATTTAGATtcgtga
- the LOC132940143 gene encoding histone H2A deubiquitinase MYSM1-like → MDDEIIDVITECSFDYLESLYEPWNKINSTSYNPISPQWLIQLADDWNSEHSVRKDDSRKLKKRLSEDVCDESKYREILNKYKENDVFVLPNGEEIVRVRNDSSSDSEIDIMDGETNTNDVEDWQSVISHGFTRDIEHIPAPTQERHLESNIITADERYYHPNLFGKKDDKKYLKLRNTILDLWKANKPCYVSKTFAKQKMKKCGTAKEIGQVHSYLEHRGYINFGCDECKYHKNIKKELAKARILKTQYNLKPPLLHGKNKSFKKIKAMGGYTICHDKTSSQWEHNYSVPKQNKR, encoded by the exons ATGGACGACGAAATAATAGACGTGATCACCGAATGTAGTTTCGATTATTTGGAATCCCTGTACGAACCGTGGAACAAGATCAACTCGAC GTCATATAACCCAATTAGTCCTCAATGGTTGATTCAACTGGCAGACGATTGGAACTCTGAACAT AGTGTACGCAAGGATGATtcaaggaaattaaaaaaacgtcTGTCAGAAGATGTTTGTGATGAGTCCAAATACCGGGAAATTCTCAATAAATACAAAGAGAATGATGTATTTGTACTACCAAACGGCGAAGAAATAGTTAGGGTTCGTAATGATTCCAGCTCTGATTCAGAAATCGATATTATGGATGGAGAGACCAATACTAATGATGTTGAGGATTGGCAGTCGGTTATATCACATGGTTTCACAAGAGATATAGAACACATCCCAGCACCCACTCAAGAAAGACATCtagaaagtaatattattactgcagATGAAAGATATTATCATCCAAACTTATTTGGAAAAAaagatgataaaaaatatttaaaa ttaagaaataccatattaGATTTATGGAAAGCAAACAAGCCATGTTATGTATCAAAAACATTTGCTAAACAAAAGATGAAAAAGTGTGGTACAGCAAAAGAAATTGGACAGGTACATTCATATCTTGAACATAGAGGATACATTAATTTTGGATGTG atgaatgtaaatatcataaaaatattaaaaaagaattagCTAAAGCCAGAATATTGAAAactcaatacaatttaaaaccacCTCTTCttcatggaaaaaataaatcttttaaaaaa ATAAAGGCAATGGGTGGTTACACAATATGCCATGATAAAACTTCATCTCAATGGGAGCATAACTATTCAGTCCCCAAACAAAACAAACGTTaa